The proteins below are encoded in one region of Metallibacterium scheffleri:
- a CDS encoding c-type cytochrome has product MNAKQQTTVAMHLIVGVLLFGLCLPAAWAKAADPLQAAVQRGAHLFATDTFGGHGMTCQSCHSGGGKIAGQVAGGGKIPSLANAAAIFPRYSPRAGKVITLEDQIRGCIAGGLGGKPPAYGSQALTDLASYLTFLSNGKPIDMGGKPG; this is encoded by the coding sequence ATGAATGCAAAGCAACAAACGACCGTCGCCATGCACCTGATCGTCGGCGTCCTGCTGTTCGGACTGTGCTTGCCCGCCGCCTGGGCCAAGGCGGCGGATCCGCTGCAAGCAGCGGTCCAGCGCGGCGCGCATCTGTTTGCGACCGATACGTTCGGCGGCCACGGCATGACTTGCCAGAGCTGCCATTCGGGCGGCGGCAAAATCGCCGGACAGGTCGCCGGCGGTGGCAAAATCCCGAGTCTGGCCAACGCCGCCGCGATTTTTCCGCGCTACAGCCCACGCGCGGGCAAGGTCATCACCCTGGAAGATCAGATCCGCGGGTGCATCGCCGGTGGCCTCGGCGGCAAGCCGCCCGCCTACGGTAGCCAGGCACTGACCGACCTGGCGAGTTACCTGACTTTCCTGTCCAACGGCAAGCCGATCGACATGGGCGGCAAACCCGGATAG
- a CDS encoding NADPH-dependent FMN reductase, with translation MSSTANVAVLVGSLRKDSFNRRMALALAEMARGTLDLQLIGIGALPLYNQDLDATPPPEWTAFRDAVKACDALLFVTPEYNRSVPGVLKNALDVGSRPYGHSVWGGKPGAVISVSPGAIGGFGANHHLRQSLVFLDVPTMAQPEAYLGGAGSLFDAQGHIANEATRGFMQKFLDAYTAWVALQRKSA, from the coding sequence ATGAGCAGTACGGCAAACGTGGCGGTGCTCGTCGGCAGTCTGCGCAAGGACTCCTTCAACCGGCGCATGGCGCTGGCGCTCGCGGAGATGGCGCGCGGCACGCTGGATCTGCAGCTGATCGGGATCGGCGCGCTGCCGCTGTACAACCAGGATCTCGATGCCACGCCGCCCCCCGAATGGACCGCGTTTCGCGATGCGGTGAAAGCTTGCGACGCGCTGCTGTTCGTCACCCCTGAATACAACCGATCGGTGCCCGGCGTGCTCAAGAACGCGCTGGATGTCGGCTCGCGCCCTTACGGCCACAGCGTCTGGGGCGGCAAGCCCGGCGCCGTGATCAGCGTGTCGCCCGGCGCCATCGGCGGCTTCGGCGCCAATCACCACCTGCGCCAGTCGCTGGTGTTCCTCGACGTGCCGACCATGGCGCAGCCCGAGGCCTATCTCGGCGGCGCTGGCAGCCTGTTCGACGCGCAGGGCCATATCGCCAACGAAGCCACGCGCGGCTTCATGCAGAAATTCCTGGATGCCTACACGGCCTGGGTTGCGCTGCAGCGCAAGTCGGCGTGA
- a CDS encoding WD40/YVTN/BNR-like repeat-containing protein — MDSRVSRTTLAFAGLCTLVLCLVLAAGNARAGTESAPTPLNALMKWRSVGPYIGGRVVAVAGVPGERDLFYMGGVDGGVWRSTDYGVKWVNLTDGTLPGSSNSIGAIAVAPSDPKVIYVGTGESDIRGDMITGDGVFRSDDAGKSWHAAGLADTHTISGIVVDPKNPDVVYASSMGHVFKPNGERGVFKSVDGGKTWSKILYVDAKTGAIDLVMDPNNPDVLYAAMWQAYRRPWTLQDGGPGSGLYKSSDGGAHWSEISRHSGFPQSVLGRVGVSVAASDPRVVYAIVQAKDGGVFRSNDAGATWARVNSNWSLRQRAFYYMSIFVDPTDANTVYVPEVDALWVSHDGGKTFAKLHTPHGDNHIIWINPHDPKLLLEGNDGGATVSTDGGLTWSGDHNQPTGQFYHVALDDQFPFHIYGAQQDEGSFEGPSAASAGMIPLGAWHSVAYGEATFVAPQPGNPNITYGSGYFSIQLRYDMATGQFREVSPWPEYQEGAASNQLKYRFGWTHPILFSAAKPGELLLASQYVLKSTDGGEMWTRISPDLTRNDPATERPSGGPVDLDQSGAEIFPDISALAPSPLDGNVIWAGSADGLVHVTADGGKSWKLVTPKGLPGWAQISSIEPSHVAKGSAYLTASRYMWDDFHPYVFETTDYGAHWTPITTGLPADQYAFVVRQDPNDARLLFLGTKNSVYASYDGGLFWHPLALNLPKVQVRDLAVNVRQGDLVAATHGRSFWILDNLALLEQMTRQPTVAADAAQVFAPETAWLTHAYGASPYAKFVTDAGANPPFGATVFFHIPADYDGKAPVTLSFVDAQGQVVRRFDLHLKATAPKPAATVSDNWTPIQAKEAADAKLTAIAPGMNRLQWNLRWPDATEVTGFQAPIAAGGLDDTVEGPVVVPGRYTAVLDFGGKKSEQAFTVALDPRLHPAPGALAARLALGLKIHVALDTLDRTLNQAIALRDQLDGAVAAGTLAKARAQPALNALDADIADLVALQIQSSEGSLLHETKLRSHLAYLAADIDLSYDRPTQAEYAVFDHLDRQAQAGERKLHADIAQGQRVL, encoded by the coding sequence ATGGATTCACGAGTTTCTCGCACGACCCTCGCGTTCGCCGGCTTGTGCACACTCGTGCTGTGCCTGGTGCTGGCCGCGGGCAACGCGCGCGCCGGCACCGAGTCGGCACCAACACCGCTGAACGCGCTGATGAAGTGGCGCAGCGTCGGCCCGTACATCGGCGGGCGCGTGGTCGCGGTGGCCGGCGTGCCCGGCGAGCGCGACCTGTTCTACATGGGCGGGGTCGACGGCGGCGTGTGGCGCAGCACCGACTACGGCGTGAAGTGGGTCAATCTCACCGACGGCACGCTGCCCGGTTCCAGCAACAGCATCGGCGCGATCGCGGTGGCGCCATCCGACCCCAAGGTGATCTACGTCGGTACCGGCGAGAGCGACATCCGCGGCGACATGATCACCGGCGACGGCGTGTTCCGCTCCGACGACGCCGGCAAGAGCTGGCACGCGGCGGGCCTGGCCGACACCCACACCATCAGCGGCATCGTGGTCGATCCGAAGAATCCCGACGTGGTCTACGCCTCGTCGATGGGCCACGTGTTCAAGCCCAACGGCGAGCGCGGCGTGTTCAAGTCGGTCGACGGCGGCAAGACCTGGAGCAAGATCCTCTACGTCGATGCCAAGACCGGCGCCATCGATCTGGTGATGGACCCGAACAACCCCGACGTGCTCTACGCCGCGATGTGGCAGGCCTACCGCAGGCCGTGGACGCTGCAGGACGGCGGCCCCGGCAGCGGCCTGTACAAGAGCAGCGACGGTGGCGCGCACTGGAGCGAGATCTCGCGCCACAGCGGCTTTCCGCAGAGTGTGCTGGGACGCGTGGGCGTCAGCGTCGCCGCCAGCGATCCGCGCGTGGTCTACGCGATCGTGCAGGCCAAGGACGGCGGCGTGTTTCGCTCCAATGACGCCGGTGCCACGTGGGCGCGGGTGAACTCGAACTGGAGCCTGCGCCAGCGCGCGTTCTACTACATGAGCATCTTTGTCGATCCGACCGACGCCAACACGGTGTACGTGCCCGAGGTCGATGCGCTGTGGGTCTCCCATGACGGCGGCAAGACCTTCGCCAAGCTGCACACGCCGCACGGCGACAACCACATCATCTGGATCAACCCCCACGATCCGAAGTTGTTGCTCGAGGGCAACGACGGCGGCGCCACGGTGTCCACCGACGGCGGCCTGACCTGGAGCGGCGATCACAACCAGCCGACCGGGCAGTTCTACCACGTGGCGCTGGACGACCAGTTCCCGTTCCACATCTACGGCGCGCAGCAGGACGAGGGTTCCTTCGAGGGCCCCAGCGCCGCCAGCGCCGGCATGATTCCGCTGGGCGCCTGGCATTCCGTGGCCTACGGCGAGGCCACCTTCGTCGCACCGCAGCCGGGCAACCCGAACATCACCTACGGCAGCGGCTACTTCAGCATCCAGTTGCGCTATGACATGGCCACCGGCCAGTTCCGCGAAGTCAGCCCATGGCCCGAGTACCAGGAAGGCGCCGCGTCCAACCAGCTGAAGTACCGCTTCGGCTGGACGCACCCGATCCTGTTTTCCGCAGCCAAGCCAGGCGAACTGCTGCTGGCTTCGCAGTATGTGCTGAAGAGCACCGATGGCGGCGAGATGTGGACGCGCATCAGCCCTGACCTGACGCGCAACGATCCCGCCACCGAACGGCCCAGCGGCGGCCCGGTCGATCTCGACCAGTCCGGCGCGGAAATTTTCCCCGACATCTCCGCGCTGGCGCCCTCGCCGCTGGACGGCAATGTCATCTGGGCCGGCTCGGCCGACGGCCTGGTCCACGTCACCGCGGATGGCGGCAAAAGCTGGAAGCTGGTCACGCCCAAGGGCCTGCCGGGCTGGGCGCAGATCAGCTCGATCGAACCTTCCCACGTGGCCAAGGGCAGCGCGTACCTGACCGCCTCACGCTACATGTGGGACGACTTCCATCCCTACGTGTTCGAGACCACCGACTATGGCGCGCACTGGACGCCGATCACCACGGGCCTGCCCGCTGATCAGTACGCCTTCGTCGTGCGCCAGGACCCGAACGACGCGCGGCTGCTGTTCCTCGGCACCAAGAACAGCGTCTATGCCAGTTACGACGGCGGCCTGTTCTGGCATCCGCTGGCGCTGAACCTGCCCAAGGTGCAGGTGCGCGATCTCGCCGTGAACGTGCGCCAGGGCGATCTGGTCGCCGCGACGCACGGGCGCTCGTTCTGGATTCTCGACAACCTGGCTCTGCTGGAGCAGATGACCCGGCAACCGACGGTCGCCGCCGATGCCGCGCAGGTGTTCGCGCCCGAAACCGCATGGCTGACCCACGCCTATGGCGCCAGCCCGTATGCCAAGTTCGTGACCGACGCCGGTGCCAATCCGCCGTTTGGCGCGACGGTGTTCTTCCACATCCCGGCGGACTACGACGGCAAGGCGCCGGTGACACTGAGCTTCGTCGATGCGCAGGGCCAGGTGGTGCGCCGCTTCGACTTGCACCTCAAGGCCACGGCGCCCAAGCCGGCCGCCACCGTGAGCGACAACTGGACGCCGATCCAGGCCAAGGAGGCCGCGGACGCCAAACTCACCGCGATCGCGCCCGGCATGAACCGCCTGCAGTGGAACCTGCGCTGGCCTGACGCCACCGAAGTCACCGGCTTCCAGGCGCCGATCGCCGCCGGCGGACTCGATGACACCGTGGAAGGCCCGGTCGTCGTGCCCGGGCGCTACACCGCGGTGCTCGACTTCGGCGGCAAGAAGTCCGAGCAGGCCTTCACCGTGGCGCTCGATCCACGCCTGCACCCGGCGCCCGGCGCATTGGCCGCGCGCCTTGCGCTGGGGCTGAAGATCCACGTCGCGCTGGATACGCTGGATCGCACCCTCAACCAGGCCATCGCTCTGCGTGACCAGCTCGACGGCGCGGTCGCCGCGGGCACCCTGGCCAAGGCCAGGGCGCAGCCGGCGCTGAACGCGCTCGATGCCGACATCGCCGACTTGGTCGCGCTGCAGATCCAGTCCAGCGAGGGCAGCCTGCTGCACGAGACGAAACTGCGCAGCCATCTGGCGTACCTCGCCGCCGACATCGACCTCAGCTACGACCGGCCGACGCAGGCGGAGTACGCCGTGTTCGATCACCTCGACCGGCAGGCGCAAGCCGGCGAGCGGAAACTGCACGCCGACATCGCGCAGGGGCAGCGCGTGCTCTAG
- the ispG gene encoding flavodoxin-dependent (E)-4-hydroxy-3-methylbut-2-enyl-diphosphate synthase, with translation MSAVAPIGSTAARHPTCAVRIGRVRIGGSAPIVVQSMTNTDTADVAGTAQQVAELARAGSELVRITVNTPEAAAAVPRIRERLDMMGVEVPLIGDFHYNGHQLLAAEPACAVALAKYRINPGNVGFGRKRGTQFSAIIETALRHDKPVRIGVNWGSLDQALLARLMDENHARESPWDAAAVGREALIRSALDSAARAEELGMARDHIILSCKVSGVQELIAVYRDLAARSDYALHLGLTEAGMGSKGIVASTAALAVLLQEGIGDTIRISLTPAPGESRTREVIVAQELLQTMGLRAFTPLVTACPGCGRTTSSFFQELAQRVQEHVRARMPEWRLQYDGVENLTLAVMGCVVNGPGESRHANLGISLPGTGETPAAPVFVDGEKTVTLRGAGIADEFIGILEDYVATRYSQRGG, from the coding sequence ATGAGCGCCGTTGCGCCCATCGGCAGCACCGCGGCCCGACACCCCACGTGCGCGGTACGCATCGGGCGCGTGCGCATCGGTGGTTCCGCGCCGATCGTGGTGCAGTCGATGACCAACACCGATACCGCCGATGTCGCCGGCACCGCCCAACAGGTGGCCGAGTTGGCGCGCGCTGGCTCCGAGCTGGTGCGCATCACCGTCAACACCCCCGAGGCCGCGGCCGCCGTGCCGCGCATCCGCGAACGCCTGGACATGATGGGCGTCGAGGTGCCGCTGATCGGCGATTTCCATTACAACGGTCACCAGTTGCTGGCCGCCGAGCCGGCCTGCGCCGTGGCGCTGGCCAAGTACCGCATTAACCCGGGCAATGTCGGCTTCGGCAGAAAGCGCGGCACGCAGTTTTCAGCCATCATCGAAACCGCGTTGCGCCACGACAAGCCGGTGCGCATCGGCGTCAACTGGGGCTCGCTCGATCAAGCCCTGCTGGCGCGGCTGATGGACGAGAATCATGCACGCGAGAGTCCATGGGATGCCGCAGCGGTGGGCCGCGAGGCACTGATCCGCTCGGCGCTGGATTCGGCCGCGCGCGCCGAGGAACTGGGCATGGCGCGCGATCACATCATCCTCTCGTGCAAGGTGTCCGGCGTGCAGGAGCTGATCGCGGTCTACCGCGATCTGGCCGCGCGCAGCGATTACGCCCTGCATCTGGGTCTCACCGAAGCCGGCATGGGCAGCAAGGGCATCGTCGCATCCACCGCGGCGTTGGCGGTGCTGTTGCAGGAGGGTATCGGCGACACCATCCGCATCTCGCTGACACCGGCGCCGGGCGAGTCGCGCACGCGCGAGGTGATCGTCGCGCAGGAGCTGCTGCAGACCATGGGTCTGCGCGCGTTCACGCCGCTGGTCACCGCGTGCCCTGGCTGCGGGCGCACCACCAGCAGTTTCTTCCAGGAGCTGGCGCAGCGCGTGCAGGAACACGTGCGCGCGCGCATGCCCGAATGGCGCCTGCAATACGACGGTGTGGAAAATCTGACCCTGGCGGTGATGGGCTGCGTGGTCAACGGCCCCGGCGAATCGCGCCATGCCAACCTCGGCATTTCGCTGCCCGGCACCGGCGAGACGCCGGCCGCGCCGGTGTTCGTCGATGGCGAGAAAACCGTCACCTTGCGTGGCGCGGGCATCGCCGATGAGTTCATCGGCATCCTCGAGGACTACGTCGCCACGCGCTACAGCCAGCGTGGCGGGTGA
- a CDS encoding phospholipase D-like domain-containing protein: MNQANASAAPHALTPALRLIAGQVLSRAAGAPLITGNRVQLLIDGAQHFEAWAAMIESARDYVLLENYIIADDIVGRRFRDLLVARARAGVQVALIHDWFGTFGNAKHAFFEPLRAAGIAVRVFNPPRLDSPLGWIGRDHRKLLVVDGRIGSLSGVCVAAKWLGDAAHGIPPWRDTGLLIEGPAVADLEAAFRESWGGMGPALEFAAAPVPAAQGEVALRVIATVPAQAAMYQLEQLIAAMATRTLWISDAYFVGVPTYVRGLAAAAADGVDVRLLVPGNNNLPAVAALSRAGFRPLLEAGIRVFEWNGSMMHAKTAVADGRWARVGSSNLNLSSWLANCELDAAIEDIGIAEQMQEHYLRDLDNATELLLAGRRPRPQGERRRSARGGSSSRAAATALRLANTVGAAIANRRVLADSERGVLSLAGIALLLLAALGAWWPRVLAWPLALFAAWLGASLLWKRILRQREARRRAAAATRVPEK, encoded by the coding sequence ATGAATCAGGCTAACGCTTCCGCTGCCCCACATGCCTTGACGCCTGCCCTGCGCCTGATCGCCGGACAGGTGCTGAGCCGCGCGGCCGGCGCGCCGCTGATCACCGGCAACCGTGTGCAATTGCTGATCGACGGCGCGCAGCACTTCGAGGCCTGGGCGGCCATGATCGAATCGGCACGCGATTACGTGCTGCTGGAGAACTACATCATTGCCGACGACATCGTGGGGCGGCGCTTCCGCGACCTGCTTGTCGCCCGCGCGCGCGCCGGTGTGCAGGTAGCGCTGATCCACGACTGGTTCGGCACCTTCGGCAATGCCAAGCACGCGTTCTTCGAACCGCTGCGCGCCGCTGGTATCGCGGTGCGCGTGTTCAATCCGCCGCGCCTGGACAGTCCGCTGGGCTGGATCGGCCGCGATCATCGCAAGTTGCTGGTGGTGGACGGGCGCATCGGCTCGCTGTCCGGCGTGTGCGTGGCGGCCAAGTGGCTGGGTGACGCGGCGCACGGCATACCGCCCTGGCGCGACACCGGGCTGCTGATCGAAGGCCCGGCCGTAGCCGATCTGGAAGCCGCGTTCCGCGAAAGCTGGGGCGGCATGGGGCCGGCGCTGGAGTTCGCCGCGGCACCGGTTCCCGCGGCGCAAGGTGAAGTCGCACTGCGCGTGATCGCCACGGTGCCGGCGCAGGCCGCCATGTACCAGCTTGAGCAACTGATCGCCGCCATGGCCACACGCACGCTGTGGATCTCCGATGCCTATTTCGTCGGCGTGCCCACTTACGTGCGCGGCCTGGCCGCGGCCGCGGCCGATGGCGTCGATGTGCGCCTGCTGGTGCCGGGCAACAACAACCTGCCCGCAGTTGCAGCGTTGTCGCGCGCGGGTTTCCGGCCGCTGCTGGAAGCCGGCATCCGCGTATTCGAATGGAACGGCAGCATGATGCACGCCAAGACCGCGGTGGCTGACGGGCGCTGGGCGCGCGTGGGTTCATCGAATCTCAACCTGTCGAGCTGGCTGGCCAACTGCGAACTCGATGCCGCGATCGAAGACATCGGCATCGCCGAACAAATGCAGGAGCACTACCTGCGCGATCTGGACAACGCCACCGAACTGCTGCTGGCCGGCCGGCGCCCGCGCCCGCAGGGCGAGCGCCGCCGCAGTGCGCGCGGCGGCAGTTCATCGCGCGCGGCAGCCACCGCCTTGCGCCTGGCCAACACTGTGGGCGCGGCCATCGCCAATCGCCGCGTGCTGGCCGATTCCGAGCGCGGCGTGCTGTCGCTGGCCGGGATCGCCCTGCTGTTGCTGGCCGCGCTGGGCGCGTGGTGGCCGCGTGTGCTGGCCTGGCCGCTGGCCTTGTTTGCCGCGTGGCTGGGCGCCAGCCTGCTGTGGAAACGCATCCTGCGCCAGCGCGAGGCACGGCGGCGCGCCGCTGCCGCAACGCGCGTGCCCGAAAAATAG
- a CDS encoding DUF1993 domain-containing protein, which produces MNPLMYDATVKVFDRSLGALAAILDKAVAHAEAKGFDPAILLNDRLAPDMFTLTRQVQIACDTAKGAAARLAGIEVPKHEDTEATFAELKARIAKTLAFVDGIPAAAFSGSEDRTVVLQIRKQDVTFAGRTYLFEHALPNLFFHITTAYAILRHNGVAIGKGDYLGAR; this is translated from the coding sequence ATGAACCCATTGATGTATGACGCCACGGTCAAGGTTTTCGATCGCAGCCTGGGCGCGCTCGCCGCGATTCTCGACAAGGCCGTGGCGCATGCCGAGGCCAAGGGCTTCGATCCCGCGATCCTGCTCAACGATCGGCTGGCGCCCGACATGTTCACGCTGACGCGCCAGGTGCAGATCGCCTGCGATACCGCCAAGGGCGCCGCCGCGCGCCTTGCCGGCATCGAAGTGCCCAAGCACGAGGACACCGAGGCCACGTTCGCCGAGCTCAAGGCGCGCATCGCCAAGACACTGGCGTTCGTCGACGGCATCCCGGCCGCCGCGTTTTCCGGCAGCGAGGACCGCACGGTGGTGCTGCAAATCCGCAAGCAGGACGTGACGTTTGCCGGGCGCACGTATCTGTTCGAGCATGCTTTGCCCAACCTGTTTTTCCACATCACCACGGCATACGCCATCCTGCGCCACAACGGCGTCGCGATCGGCAAGGGCGACTACCTCGGCGCACGCTGA
- the serS gene encoding serine--tRNA ligase, which yields MLDPVLLRTQLDAIAAQLLRRGFALETALLGALEAERKQVQTATQELQNLRNTRSRAIGQAKARGEDTTALMAEVAGLGDRLKTNEQRLTEIQDRLAAIALGIPNLPEASVPDGKDETANVEQRRWGTPRAFDFAVRDHVELGARDGGLDGEAGARLSGARFTVLRGGIARLHRALAQFMLDLHTREHGYTECNVPLLVNPEVMQGTGQLPKFEEDLFATQVGDTRRYLIPTAEVALTNLLRESIVEADALPMRMVAHTPCFRAEAGSGGRDLRGMIRQHQFEKVELVSIVRPVDSAAEHERMTRCAEVVLEQLGLPYRRLLLCAGDMGFSAAKTYDLEVWLPSQNTYREISSCSNCTDFQARRMQARWRNPDSSKPELVHTLNGSGVAVGRALVAVMENYQNSDGSISVPEVLRSYMGGCEKV from the coding sequence ATGCTTGATCCCGTTCTGCTGCGCACGCAGCTCGATGCAATCGCTGCGCAACTGTTGCGCCGCGGTTTCGCGCTGGAAACCGCGCTGCTGGGCGCACTCGAGGCCGAGCGCAAGCAGGTGCAGACCGCGACGCAGGAACTGCAGAACCTGCGCAACACGCGCTCCAGGGCCATCGGCCAGGCCAAGGCCAGGGGCGAGGACACCACGGCGTTGATGGCGGAGGTGGCTGGTCTGGGCGATCGCCTCAAGACCAACGAGCAGCGCCTGACCGAAATCCAGGATCGGCTGGCCGCGATCGCCTTGGGCATTCCCAATCTGCCCGAGGCGTCGGTGCCGGATGGCAAGGATGAAACCGCGAATGTCGAGCAGCGCCGCTGGGGCACGCCGCGCGCGTTCGATTTTGCCGTGCGCGACCACGTCGAGCTGGGCGCGCGCGACGGCGGGCTGGATGGCGAGGCCGGGGCGCGATTGTCCGGCGCACGCTTCACCGTGCTGCGCGGCGGCATCGCGCGTCTGCACCGCGCGCTGGCGCAATTCATGCTGGATTTGCACACGCGCGAGCACGGCTACACCGAATGCAACGTGCCGCTGCTGGTCAATCCCGAAGTGATGCAGGGCACCGGGCAGTTGCCCAAGTTCGAGGAGGACTTGTTCGCCACCCAGGTCGGCGACACGCGGCGCTATCTGATCCCTACCGCCGAAGTCGCGCTGACCAATCTGCTGCGCGAGTCCATCGTCGAGGCCGATGCGTTGCCCATGCGCATGGTCGCGCACACGCCATGCTTTCGTGCCGAGGCCGGCAGCGGCGGGCGCGACCTGCGCGGCATGATCCGCCAGCACCAGTTCGAGAAGGTCGAACTGGTCAGTATCGTCCGGCCGGTCGACAGCGCCGCCGAGCACGAACGCATGACGCGCTGCGCCGAGGTGGTGCTGGAGCAACTCGGATTGCCCTATCGGCGCCTGTTGCTGTGCGCGGGTGACATGGGTTTCAGCGCAGCCAAGACCTACGATCTGGAAGTGTGGCTGCCCTCGCAGAATACCTACCGCGAGATCAGCTCGTGCTCCAACTGCACCGACTTCCAGGCGCGGCGCATGCAGGCGCGCTGGCGCAATCCCGACAGCAGCAAGCCCGAACTCGTGCATACGCTCAACGGTTCCGGCGTGGCCGTGGGCCGCGCGCTGGTCGCGGTGATGGAGAACTATCAGAACAGCGATGGCAGCATCAGCGTGCCCGAGGTGCTGCGCTCCTACATGGGCGGCTGCGAAAAAGTGTGA